A genome region from Leptonema illini DSM 21528 includes the following:
- a CDS encoding RidA family protein has product MKGNVQHLNPAGLHRNPAFTQAVVTSGTVKTIYVGGQNAVDASGNIVGKGDVRAQTKKALQNLEIALRAGGGELHHVVKWNVYIVHGQSVREGFEAFQEIWGERSNPPAITAVFVPALAHPDFFVEIDAIAVVPKE; this is encoded by the coding sequence ATGAAAGGAAATGTCCAGCATCTCAATCCGGCGGGGCTACACAGGAATCCTGCCTTCACACAGGCTGTCGTCACAAGCGGGACCGTAAAGACGATCTATGTCGGCGGACAGAACGCCGTCGATGCTTCAGGCAATATCGTCGGCAAAGGCGACGTTCGAGCACAGACGAAGAAGGCATTACAGAATCTGGAGATCGCCCTTCGCGCCGGCGGAGGCGAGCTGCATCATGTCGTAAAGTGGAATGTGTATATTGTACACGGTCAGTCCGTACGCGAGGGCTTCGAAGCCTTTCAAGAGATATGGGGCGAGCGTAGTAACCCTCCGGCCATCACGGCCGTCTTTGTGCCTGCTCTTGCGCATCCCGATTTCTTTGT